The Burkholderia cepacia genome includes a region encoding these proteins:
- the gspF gene encoding type II secretion system inner membrane protein GspF, with protein sequence MPAFRFEAIDSAGRAQKGVIDADSARAARGQLRTQGLTPLVVEPAASATRGARSQRLAFGRKLSQREQAILTRQLASLLIAGLPLDEALGVLTEQAERDYIRELMAAIRAEVLGGHSLANALGQHPRDFPEIYRALVAAGEHTGKLGIVLSRLADYIEQSNALKQKILLAFTYPGIVTLIAFGIVTFLLSYVVPQVVNVFASTKQQLPVLTIVMMALSDFVRHWWWAILIAVVLVVWFVKATLSRDGPRLRFDRWVLTAPLAGKLVRGYNTVRFASTLGILTAAGVPILRALQAAGETLSNRAMRANIDDAIVRVREGSALSRALNNVKTFPPVLVHLIRSGEATGDVTTMLDRAAEGEARELERRTMFLTSLLEPLLILAMGGIVLVIVLAVMLPIIELNNMVQ encoded by the coding sequence ATGCCGGCATTCCGTTTCGAAGCAATCGATTCGGCGGGACGCGCGCAAAAGGGCGTCATCGACGCCGACAGCGCGCGTGCCGCGCGCGGCCAGCTGCGTACGCAGGGGCTGACGCCGCTCGTGGTCGAGCCGGCCGCCAGCGCGACGCGCGGGGCGCGCTCGCAGCGGCTCGCGTTCGGCCGCAAGCTGTCGCAGCGCGAACAGGCGATCCTCACGCGCCAGCTCGCGAGCCTGCTGATCGCGGGGCTGCCGCTCGACGAGGCGCTCGGCGTGCTGACCGAGCAGGCCGAGCGCGACTACATCCGCGAACTGATGGCCGCGATCCGCGCCGAGGTGCTCGGCGGGCATTCGCTCGCGAATGCGCTGGGCCAGCATCCGCGCGACTTCCCGGAAATCTATCGCGCGCTCGTCGCCGCGGGCGAGCATACCGGCAAGCTCGGCATCGTGCTGTCGCGCCTCGCCGACTACATCGAGCAGAGCAACGCGCTGAAGCAGAAGATCCTGCTGGCGTTCACGTATCCGGGGATCGTCACGCTGATCGCATTCGGCATCGTCACGTTCCTGCTGAGCTATGTCGTGCCCCAGGTCGTCAACGTGTTCGCGAGCACGAAGCAGCAGCTGCCCGTGCTGACGATCGTGATGATGGCGCTGTCGGATTTCGTGCGGCACTGGTGGTGGGCGATCCTGATCGCGGTCGTGCTCGTCGTGTGGTTCGTGAAGGCGACGCTGTCGCGCGACGGCCCGCGGCTGCGCTTCGACCGCTGGGTGCTGACCGCGCCGCTCGCGGGCAAGCTCGTGCGCGGCTACAACACGGTGCGGTTCGCGAGCACGCTCGGCATCCTCACCGCCGCCGGCGTGCCGATCCTGCGCGCGTTGCAGGCGGCCGGCGAGACGCTGTCGAACCGCGCGATGCGCGCGAACATCGACGACGCGATCGTGCGCGTGCGCGAAGGCTCCGCGCTGTCGCGCGCGCTGAACAACGTGAAGACGTTTCCGCCGGTGCTTGTGCACCTGATCCGTTCCGGCGAGGCGACGGGCGACGTGACGACGATGCTGGATCGCGCGGCCGAAGGCGAAGCGCGCGAGCTCGAGCGCCGCACGATGTTCCTGACGAGCCTGCTCGAGCCGCTCCTGATCCTGGCGATGGGCGGCATCGTGCTCGTGATCGTGCTGGCCGTGATGCTGCCGATCATCGAGCTGAACAACATGGTGCAGTAA
- the gspE gene encoding type II secretion system ATPase GspE: protein MSDVLASSAHDGAPGERQPPSPLAARLLPYGFAKSGQVLIAHQLDDTLEVWISERTSDAALAEIARNFGSISVHRVPADELAQAINHAYARQDGSAAQVVGEVEGEVDLSRLMQDIPEVEDLLESEDDAPIIRMINALLTQAAREQASDIHIEPFENASVVRFRVDGTLRDVVRPKKALHGALISRIKIMAQLDIAEKRLPQDGRITLRVGGRPVDVRVSTLPTGHGERAVLRLLEKDAQRLNLEALGMGRDTLVQFDKLIARPHGIVLVTGPTGSGKTTTLYASMSRLETATTNIMTVEDPIEYDLGGIGQTQVNERIGMTFARALRSILRQDPDVIMIGEIRDLETAQIAVQASLTGHLVLATLHTNDAASAVTRLTDMGVEPYLLASSLLGVLAQRLVRQLCPVCKEERQEEGRTVWHPVGCDKCGHSGYSGRRGVYELLLVDESIRSLIHRNAADAEILAAGRAEGMRTLRDDAERWLASGATSLEEVLRVTGGA from the coding sequence GTGAGCGACGTGCTCGCGTCTTCCGCCCACGACGGCGCGCCGGGCGAACGCCAGCCGCCGTCGCCGCTCGCCGCGCGGCTGCTGCCGTACGGCTTCGCGAAGAGCGGCCAGGTGCTGATCGCGCACCAGCTCGACGACACGCTCGAGGTGTGGATCAGCGAACGCACGAGCGATGCCGCGCTCGCGGAGATCGCGCGCAACTTCGGCTCGATCTCCGTGCATCGCGTGCCGGCCGACGAGCTCGCGCAGGCGATCAACCACGCGTACGCGCGCCAGGACGGCAGCGCGGCCCAGGTGGTCGGCGAGGTCGAAGGCGAAGTCGACCTGTCGCGGCTGATGCAGGACATCCCCGAAGTCGAGGATCTGCTCGAATCGGAAGACGATGCGCCGATCATCCGGATGATCAACGCGCTGCTCACGCAAGCGGCGCGCGAACAGGCGTCGGACATCCACATCGAGCCGTTCGAGAACGCTTCCGTCGTGCGCTTTCGCGTCGACGGCACCTTGCGTGACGTCGTGCGGCCGAAGAAGGCGCTGCACGGTGCGCTGATCTCGCGGATCAAGATCATGGCGCAGCTCGACATCGCCGAGAAGCGCCTGCCGCAGGACGGCCGCATCACGCTGCGTGTCGGCGGCCGGCCGGTGGACGTGCGCGTGTCGACGCTGCCGACCGGGCACGGCGAGCGTGCGGTGCTGCGTCTGCTGGAAAAGGATGCGCAGCGGCTGAACCTCGAAGCGCTCGGGATGGGCCGCGACACGCTCGTGCAATTCGACAAGCTGATCGCGCGCCCGCACGGCATCGTGCTCGTCACGGGCCCGACCGGCTCGGGCAAGACGACCACGCTGTATGCGTCGATGTCGCGGCTCGAAACCGCGACGACCAACATCATGACCGTCGAGGACCCGATCGAATACGACCTCGGCGGCATCGGCCAGACGCAGGTGAACGAGCGGATCGGGATGACCTTTGCCCGTGCGCTGCGCTCGATCCTGCGCCAGGATCCGGACGTGATCATGATCGGCGAAATCCGCGACCTCGAAACCGCGCAGATCGCGGTGCAGGCGTCGCTGACGGGCCACCTCGTGCTCGCGACGCTGCACACGAACGATGCGGCATCGGCCGTCACGCGCCTGACCGACATGGGCGTCGAGCCCTACCTGCTCGCGTCGTCGCTGCTCGGCGTGCTCGCGCAGCGGCTCGTGCGCCAGCTCTGCCCCGTCTGCAAGGAAGAACGCCAGGAAGAAGGCCGCACCGTGTGGCATCCGGTCGGCTGCGACAAGTGCGGGCATTCGGGTTATTCGGGCCGGCGCGGGGTATACGAACTGCTGCTGGTCGACGAGTCGATCCGCTCGCTGATCCACCGCAACGCGGCCGACGCGGAGATTCTCGCCGCCGGTCGTGCGGAAGGGATGCGCACGCTGCGCGACGACGCCGAGCGCTGGCTCGCGTCCGGCGCGACGTCGCTCGAGGAAGTGTTGCGCGTGACGGGAGGCGCATAG